The DNA window GGCACTTTCCGCGCTCGATGAATTGGCTGTGCTGGCCCCAGACACGTTGACGCAGGCGCGGGTTGCGTATTGGCGGGCGCGCGTGCAGGAAGCGGCTGGAGACCGCGGCGGCGCGCGCGACGCATTTGCTCAAGTCGCGGCGAGTTATGGCGGGACGTATTACGGGACGTTGGCGGCCACGCGGTTGCGTGGCGCGCATGCGCAGGAACAACTCTTTCGTCAGCGACCGGATACGCACGGACCCTCCGAAGCGCCGCCCGTCGACGGAGCGGAGCCAGTGGCTTCCCTGTTGCGACTTGGTTTATGGGACTATGCCCTCGATGAAACCGATCGTGCGGTCGGCAGTCGCGTTGGCCTTACGCCACTGCATGAGTGGGCGATGTATTATCTCGGGCGGCGATGGGGACTCGATCCCGCGTTGGTGCGCGTCGTCATGCGCCAGGAATCGGGATTTCGGGCCGATGTGGTCTCGCCAGCCGGGGCGATCGGGTTGCTCCAGCTGATGCCGGCAACGGCGCAACGAATGGCCGACGAACTCCAGTTACGCGATTTCCGCGACGAGGACTTATTCCGCACGCAACTCAATTTGCGCCTCGGGATGTGGTATCTCCGTTCGCTGTTGCAGCGCTATCGCGGCCAACTCCCGCTGGCGCTGGCCGCCTACAACGCTGGCGAGGCCGCCGTCGATCGTTGGCGCGAACAACATCCCTCCGCCCCGCTCGACGAATTCATCGAAATGATTCCCTATGAAGAGACCCACAATTATGTAAAGAGGATCCTGCGGATGTATTGGTGAGTTGAGACACCGAACAGCCGCACGTGCGGTGTGTTCTGGGTCTTCCCTCTCCCTTTTGGGGAGAGGGTTAGGGTGAGGGGGAGGAAGCAAGAGCGGGATCCATTTGTGTGCTCCCCCTCATCCCAACCTTCTCCCCAAAGGGAGAAGGGGTTCTTGAAGATACCTCGTAACATGCTGCGGGGGGTTGGTATTGGCGCTACGCTATGAAAGGAAACCACCATGGCCTTCTTGCCCAAGACATTCGACTTCTACAGCGGATTCGACGCGGTCGGAGGAAAGATCATCGAGGCGAGCCAAACGCTGTTGGCGATCGTTCATAAAGAGCTCGATTGGGAGACCGGGGCCGCCAAATTGCGCGAACTCGAACAAGAGGCCGATCAAATTACGCACAGCACGTTGGAGCGCTTGAACCGGACTTTCATTACGCCGATCGATCGCGAAGATATTCACTTGCTCGCGACGCGGCTCGACGACGTGCTCGATCTGATTTACGCCGTCGGCGGCCGGATGCGCATTTATCGGCCGCTGCAGTTGCCGCCGTACTTGTTGGAGATGGCCGGCATCATCGTCGACGGCACAAAAGAATTGGGCAAGGCCATTCGCGAGTTACGCGACACGAAGCATCGCGAAAAAGTGTTGCACCATTGTGTCGAGATCAATCGAATCGAAAATGCCGGAGATGAAAAATTGCGCGAGGGACTGGCGCATCTCTTCGCGCATGAAAAAGATCCGATCGAACTGATCAAGCTCAAAGAGATTCTCGAGACGTT is part of the Deltaproteobacteria bacterium genome and encodes:
- a CDS encoding DUF47 domain-containing protein codes for the protein MAFLPKTFDFYSGFDAVGGKIIEASQTLLAIVHKELDWETGAAKLRELEQEADQITHSTLERLNRTFITPIDREDIHLLATRLDDVLDLIYAVGGRMRIYRPLQLPPYLLEMAGIIVDGTKELGKAIRELRDTKHREKVLHHCVEINRIENAGDEKLREGLAHLFAHEKDPIELIKLKEILETLEETTDACEHVAHVIEGIVLKHA